ACCATACACAAGAGCCGTTGGACCAGCTGTTCCTTTGCCATTTCAAGACTAAAGAGGAGAACGGATTTCCCTTCCAATGCTACGTTGGCAGCAATGTTGAGGGCGAAGGCGGTCTTTCCGACCGAAGGGCGGGCCGCTAAGATAATCATATCGGAACGTTGTAAACCGGATAACTTCCGATCCAATTCGGTGTAGTAGGTGGCCAGCCCCGTGATTCCTGAACCGCTTTTTATCTGTTGTTCGATACGCTTAACGCCATCTTCCAGCAATTCCGAAATAGGAAAGACACGGTTCGTTTGGCGCTGCTCGTTGAGTGCGAAAATTTCCTTTTCGGCACTATCGAGTAAATCGGCGACCTCGCCGTCATCTTCGTAGGTCTCACGGCTGATGAAGGCGCATAGATCAATCAGTTTACGACGCAGCGCTTTCTCTAAAACGATTTCCGAATAATATTCAATATTGGCGGAAATGGGGACGGCACCGATTAATTCGCTGAGATAGCTTTCATTGCCAACACTTTCCAAGGCCTTGTTGGAACCGATCTCGTCCATGAGCGTGACGCGATCAATGGCTTTGTTGGCGGAAAAGATCGCTACAATACCGTCAAAAATCACCTGATGCGCAGGGATATAAAACAGATCATGCAGGTTTCCGCGCAATACTTCGAGCGCCTCCCCAACCGATTGGGGGCGGACCAGGATGGCCCCGAGTACGGCACGTTCAGCATCGACATCCTGCGGGGGCATGCGGTCATAATGGGTTAAACCCGCCGACACAGTTCCGGCGGGTCTCTCAGACCGCGCGGCCATATTAGTCTGTTTCCGAGGTGGTATCAGCTTCTTCCGGGGTTTCCTCAACAACGGTGGAAATCTCGTCCTGTAAGCCGGTCACCCATACTTTGACAGGTGTTTCAATACCCGGAAAGAGTTTAACGGTAACCGCGAAGATACCCAAAGATTTGATGGGCTCGTCTAAAACGATCTGCTTGCGGTGAATCTCATAGCCTAATTCAGCCAGTTTTTCGACAATCATAGCCGGTGTGACAGAACCGAATATTTTATCATCGTCGCCGGCGCGCATTTTAAATTCTAAGGTGAGCGATTTCATTTTATCGGCAACACCCGTAAAAGCGGCACGCTGTTTTTCCTCGCGGCGTTTGATGATACGCAATTCATGCTCGATCTGTTTGGCCGTAGCGGAGTCGGCTTCAACAGCAAGCTTGCGCGGAATAAGATAGTTCCGTGCATAGCCATCAGCCACTCTCACCTGCTCCCCCATCACTCCCAGATGTTCGACGTTTTCACAAAGAATTACATTCATACCAAAGGCTCCATCATTTGAACAAAGAATGCATCAAATCTGAACCATCAGATTGCTTTACTGCATCCCAATTGTAATTATATTTTCTGCTGTCGTGCTTTGATATAGTGCCCTATTTTCAAGCGAAAATTCCACCATGTATCAAAAAGTCCGACAAATACCAAAAAATTTTGCAGATTCAACAAAATAAAGGCCGTAAAAAAGACGACCATAAATACCATACGAGGCTGAAAGGCGTACAAGGCAAACAAGACAATGGACAAACCATTCAACCAATAAACCACAGCCAACGCCACGGCACCGTTCCAAGCTATTAAACGGAGGGCGTCATTGGGCCGCCAGCTGTCCCAAAACCAGAGTCCGGCCAGCGCAATGGCGACCCAAACCAAATGTTCGGGCACGCGCATCCGACTGAAATACATATTTGCCGGCGCTATCAACCCTTCGCCGCCTGCCCGTCTATACAAGGCGCTCAGCAAAACTGTTGTCACCAGCAGAATAAATCCAAAGACTGCGCCAAAGCTCAGGTAGACCCAATGCTCTGACAGCCACGCAAGACCTTCGCGGAGCGCGACACTGTCCTCTACGGACTGCCCTTCGTCGAAAGAGGCTGTAAAACTTTCGACTTGTTCCTGCCAGTCCGTTTCATAGTCTTGCCAATAAATCGCGACATTGGCTGCATTAAGCAGAAACAAAGAGACACTCACAAAGGCGATGCCAACTCCCAGGGACGCGCCGCGGCTCATGAATATGCCCAGCACGATCCCGCACAGTCCGACCATCACAAAAACGAGGGATCCTATGGTGTCATGTCCGAAAGCGAAGGGTAAAATTCCAATCAGACCGGACAAAAATAATGCATAGAGTCCTTGCTTATGCAGCCACAAATACGCGGTTAAGGGAGGCAGCATAAAGAGCACCGGCATAAAATAACCGAAGATGGTACTTACCACCGCGATGGCAACAAGAACGAATATAAGATGTCGTTGTCTGCGCATAGTATGCAATTGCGGCCGTATCGCAGAGCGATCCGGATACGGCCGGCGTAGTAAAAGTTTAATCAGCTAAGTAAGGCAATAACGCCGCTTGCCGCGCCAGTTTTATGGCTCGGTTAAGCATTCGCTGATGTTTGGCATTAGCACCGGTGATCCGACGAGGAATAATCTTGCCCCGTTCCGTAATATAATGTTTCAGGAGGTTTACATCCTTATAATCAATGTATATTACGCGATCAATGGTTAATCGACATACTTTTGCGCGTAATAGTTTTTTCTTCTTGCGTCTGCGAAGTTTTTTCTCACGCACTTTTAATTTTGTTTTAGCGGATATTTTCGCCATAAATACAGATTCCTTAAATCAGAGGATCAGAAGGGAATGTCATCGTCAGTAATGGGCTCTTCAATTTCGCGGGGCTCAGGCGCAGCCTCGCCGCCATGGGGGTCAGACTGCGGCGCCGGTCTTGAACTCGACCCCGAATCATCCCAATCCAGCGGTGTCACCCGTTGCGCGTTAATCGTAATCCTAGTGCGTTTTTGACCGGTAGCCTGATCTTCCCATTCGTTCATGCGAAGGGAACCCTCCACAAGAACGGGACGACCTTTGCGCAGCCGTTCACCGATATATTCGGCCTGAGGCCCCCACACCGTTACATCGACAAAAGTCGTTTCTTCACGACGTTCGCCATTTTTGTCCTTGTAATATCGGACATTTGCCACACCCAAACGACAATAAGGCGTATTGCTGGGCAAGTATTTCAGTTCCGGGTCGCGGGTCAGCCGACCGGCAATAAAGACACGATTTAAATCAGGTACGCGCACATCACTCATTCCGGCACCTCTCTATAGTTGTGTTTTAACCAATAAAGCGTCATTCCCGCCTGCATGGCGGGCACGCCAAACTGTTTACTCCATATCATCGTCATCATCGTCATCGCGCGACCGCGAATTCTGATAATCGAAATCACGACCACGGCGACGAGGCTCGTCATCGTCATCATCATCATCATCAGCATTCTCACGACGGCTTTGACGTTCTGCGCTCAGGCGCAGCTCTTCTTCATAACGGTGTGCCTGTTCTTCTTCCAATTTAAGCGTCTTTTTATCGAAATACAGAACCATATAACGAATGATCGCATCCGCCAATTTCAGGTACTGTTCAAAACGTTTAATAAAATCCGGGTTGGCAAGAAAACGCAATACTACGTATACACCTTCAGTGTGTTTTTTAATTGTATACGCTAATTTGCGTTTACCCCATACATCGGAGCGCACGATTGTTCCTTCACCGGATGTGATAAATTTTTCAACATCAGCAATAATCGTTTGGATGGCACTTTCGTCCAATTCAGGACTGATTATGTACAGCGCTTCGTATGTTCTCACGTATCTTCACCTCCTTTATAGGTATACTGGTTGAGACTTAAGATTTCTTGAAAAAAAATACTCCTCAGTGGAATTTTAGCAAAAAAAGAGCACACAGCTCAAGTTCATGTTGTTTCCGTGCTACAAGGCGGACTCAAAGTGAAAAGGAAATCAAGCAGTTTTTAATCAACTCCTGTTGCTAAGGATGAAAAACAGGGTGTTGCAATTCAAGTTTGAAGTTGCACACTCTTTTTTCGGCCGATAGACAAAAGTTCAAACTTCTTTTAAAACAGGATAATGAAGCAGCTGAAGGCGGTATTCTTGGATGTTATCCACAAAAGACAAAAGATTTGGATAGCATTTAGAGACACCATGCAAGTAGATGATAAATTAATAAGTGAAAACAATCCCTCTGGTTTGTATGATTAAACTAGTGTCGCTTCTATTCTCTCCCGTAATTCTTTACATGCAATTTGAGACACCTTCGTTGAAACTTAAGTTTTTTTAAAGCCAGATTGAGCTGCTGCCTTTGATGGGGATTGAGATCCTTAAAATACGACTTAAGCTGCCTCTCATGTTCCTTGAGATCTCGTATAGTTGTCAGCACTGTATCTATTTCTTCTCTATCTCCTGCTGATATAGTTTTAAATGCAACTTGAGACGCTTCTTCAAATGTAGCCAAATAGACGGCTATTTCTGTCTTTACGGCCGCTTCTGAGATTAATTGAGATCCTTTGAATACGGCTTGAGAAGCTGTTTTAAATGCGGCTAAAGAGGCTTCAATTTCGCTTTGAGATACTGCTAAATCTTCTCCTGGTTCAATGCTCACTATCTCAGATTCAAGGCTATCAGCGGGTTCAAGGCTATCAGCAGAAGGCAGTGTATCTCCCGCAGCGTAAAGGCGCGTGGCAAGTTGCAGACAATACAATAATTCAAGAGCCACGTCCCGTAAGGGCAGTTCATAGTTAAGATCTATGCCTTGCTTCTTAACAAAATCCAAAAGTACCGTTTTGATTGCTTCTTCTCGTGACATACTTAATTGTTCAGCAAGAACATCAATCACCGTAGAACTTTTGCTGTAGTTGTCAACGACGACAAAGAGTGTCGCATAACTGGGGGCGGGAATATTATCGATCACAAAAGAGGGTTGTATTTTGTTCCCGTTGGTTCCCGTTGAAATCAACTCTTCATAGGCATCAAATCCTGCCGCGCCTATTTCGTCGATAAGCTCGCAGATAAAGCTTTGTAAAGAAATTGTTTGTTTCCAAGGAAGATCAACGTTCTTCAATGCTTGTTGGCAATAGCGAAGTTCCTGGACGTTCCAATCTTCCGACTTTAAAGGAATAGAAATCTTTCAGAATGCGCAGCAAGCGAAAATGGGGTGATAATTTTTCGTCATAGTCACGCGTATCTAAAGTGAGGAGCCAGCTATGAATATTAGAGGCTACTTCAACTTTAGTCACCCTATTTTCCAATTCTTCAAAACGCTCATAAATACGGTTCGCCATGCGCTCAATTTCTTGACGGGTTTCTTGTTCCGCAATGGCAAGGGTCAATAGATTGTTTTTTACCGTAATAATGGCATGGGCAGTCATCAGACTGCGCTCCTGCAATAGATTGAGATATCTCCACGAAATACGCTGCATTTCAGCCAAATCTTTTTGGTTGGCTCGTTGCATTTCGCCGGTCTTCCCGGAAAGCCCCTTCCAGCACCGTTTGAAAAAACCCATATTTTTGTAATCGTCCAGTCGATCTTCGGTACAGGAGAGCAGTCGGGTTGCATCTAACGCCAATTGCTGCGACTCGATATTACCGTCTTTCGCCCATGCTAATTTCGGTTCTATTGT
The sequence above is drawn from the Candidatus Hydrogenedentota bacterium genome and encodes:
- a CDS encoding replicative DNA helicase (unwinds double stranded DNA) → MAARSERPAGTVSAGLTHYDRMPPQDVDAERAVLGAILVRPQSVGEALEVLRGNLHDLFYIPAHQVIFDGIVAIFSANKAIDRVTLMDEIGSNKALESVGNESYLSELIGAVPISANIEYYSEIVLEKALRRKLIDLCAFISRETYEDDGEVADLLDSAEKEIFALNEQRQTNRVFPISELLEDGVKRIEQQIKSGSGITGLATYYTELDRKLSGLQRSDMIILAARPSVGKTAFALNIAANVALEGKSVLLFSLEMAKEQLVQRLLCMV
- a CDS encoding DUF2232 domain-containing protein, giving the protein MRRQRHLIFVLVAIAVVSTIFGYFMPVLFMLPPLTAYLWLHKQGLYALFLSGLIGILPFAFGHDTIGSLVFVMVGLCGIVLGIFMSRGASLGVGIAFVSVSLFLLNAANVAIYWQDYETDWQEQVESFTASFDEGQSVEDSVALREGLAWLSEHWVYLSFGAVFGFILLVTTVLLSALYRRAGGEGLIAPANMYFSRMRVPEHLVWVAIALAGLWFWDSWRPNDALRLIAWNGAVALAVVYWLNGLSIVLFALYAFQPRMVFMVVFFTAFILLNLQNFLVFVGLFDTWWNFRLKIGHYIKARQQKI
- a CDS encoding 50S ribosomal protein L9; this encodes MNVILCENVEHLGVMGEQVRVADGYARNYLIPRKLAVEADSATAKQIEHELRIIKRREEKQRAAFTGVADKMKSLTLEFKMRAGDDDKIFGSVTPAMIVEKLAELGYEIHRKQIVLDEPIKSLGIFAVTVKLFPGIETPVKVWVTGLQDEISTVVEETPEEADTTSETD
- the ssb gene encoding single-stranded DNA-binding protein, giving the protein MSDVRVPDLNRVFIAGRLTRDPELKYLPSNTPYCRLGVANVRYYKDKNGERREETTFVDVTVWGPQAEYIGERLRKGRPVLVEGSLRMNEWEDQATGQKRTRITINAQRVTPLDWDDSGSSSRPAPQSDPHGGEAAPEPREIEEPITDDDIPF
- a CDS encoding 30S ribosomal protein S18, with the translated sequence MAKISAKTKLKVREKKLRRRKKKKLLRAKVCRLTIDRVIYIDYKDVNLLKHYITERGKIIPRRITGANAKHQRMLNRAIKLARQAALLPYLAD